From Klebsiella electrica, the proteins below share one genomic window:
- the metF gene encoding methylenetetrahydrofolate reductase, with protein sequence MSFFHANQREALNQSLAEVQGQINVSFEFFPPRTSEMEQTLWKSIDRLSSLKPKFVSVTYGANSGERDRTHSIIKGIKERTGLEAAPHLTCIDASRDELRTIAEDYWNNGIRHIVALRGDLPPGSGKPDMYAADLVTLLKEVGDFDISVAAYPEVHPEAKSAQADLLNLKRKVEAGANRAITQFFFDVESYLRFRDRCVSAGIDVEIIPGILPVSNFKQAKKFADMTNVRIPTWMSKMFEGLDNDAETRQLVGANIAMDMVKILSREGVKDFHFYTLNRAEMSYAICHTLGVRPAV encoded by the coding sequence ATGAGCTTTTTTCACGCCAATCAGCGGGAAGCCCTGAATCAGAGCCTGGCAGAAGTACAGGGCCAGATTAACGTGTCCTTTGAATTCTTCCCGCCGCGCACCAGTGAAATGGAGCAAACCTTGTGGAAGTCCATCGATCGCTTAAGCAGCCTGAAGCCAAAGTTTGTCTCGGTGACCTATGGCGCCAACTCCGGCGAGCGCGATCGCACCCATAGCATCATTAAGGGCATCAAGGAACGTACTGGTCTGGAAGCGGCGCCGCATCTGACCTGTATTGACGCCAGCCGCGATGAACTGCGCACGATCGCCGAAGACTACTGGAACAACGGTATTCGCCACATCGTTGCCCTGCGCGGCGACCTGCCGCCGGGCAGCGGTAAGCCCGATATGTATGCAGCGGACCTGGTGACGCTGTTGAAGGAGGTCGGAGATTTTGATATTTCCGTTGCGGCCTATCCTGAAGTTCACCCGGAAGCCAAAAGCGCGCAGGCCGATCTGCTGAACCTGAAGCGGAAAGTCGAAGCCGGCGCGAACCGCGCGATTACCCAGTTTTTCTTTGACGTCGAAAGCTATTTGCGTTTTCGCGATCGTTGCGTGTCTGCCGGGATCGATGTTGAAATTATTCCGGGCATCCTGCCGGTTTCTAACTTCAAACAGGCGAAAAAGTTTGCCGACATGACCAACGTGCGTATTCCAACGTGGATGTCAAAAATGTTTGAGGGTCTGGATAACGATGCGGAAACTCGCCAGCTGGTCGGTGCCAATATTGCGATGGACATGGTGAAAATTTTAAGCCGCGAAGGCGTGAAGGATTTCCACTTCTACACGCTGAACCGCGCCGAGATGAGCTACGCTATCTGCCACACCCTGGGCGTGCGCCCGGCGGTATAA